In Numenius arquata chromosome 17, bNumArq3.hap1.1, whole genome shotgun sequence, a genomic segment contains:
- the LOC141472955 gene encoding myosin heavy chain, skeletal muscle, adult-like isoform X2: protein MSSDSEMAIFGEAAPYLRKSEKERIEAQNKPFDAKTSVFVVHPKESFVKGTIQSRETGKVTVKTEGGETLTVKEDQIFSMNPPKYDKIEDMAMMTHLHEPAVLYNLKERYAAWMIYTYSGLFCVTVNPYKWLPVYNPEVVLAYRGKKRQEAPPHIFSISDNAYQFMLTDRENQSILITGESGAGKTVNTKRVIQYFATIAASGDKKKEEQQSGKMQGTLEDQIISANPLLEAFGNAKTVRNDNSSRFGKFIRIHFGATGKLASADIETYLLEKSRVTFQLKAERSYHIFYQIMSNKKPELIDMLLITTNPYDYQFVSQGEITVASINDQEELMATDSAIDILGFTADEKTAIYKLTGAVMHYGNLKFKQKQREEQAEPDGTEVADKAAYLMGLNSADLLKALCYPRVKVGNEYVTKGQTVQQVNNSVGALAKAVYEKMFLWMVVRINQQLDTKQPRQYFIGVLDIAGFEIFDFNSLEQLCINFTNEKLQQFFNHHMFVLEQEEYKKEGIEWTFIDFGMDLAACIELIEKPMGIFSILEEECMFPKATDTSFKNKLYDQHLGKSSNFQKPKPAKGKAEAHFSLVHYAGTVDYNITGWLEKNKDPLNETVIGLYQKSSVKTLALLFATYGGAETGHGGGAGGGKKGGKKKGSSFQTVSALFRENLNKLMTNLRSTHPHFVRCIIPNETKTPGAMEHELVLHQLRCNGVLEGIRICRKGFPSRVLYADFKQRYKVLNASAIPEGQFIDSKKASEKLLGSIDVDHTQYKFGHTKVFFKAGLLGLLEEMRDEKLAQLITRTQAMCRGFLMRVEYQRMVERRESIFCIQYNIRAFMNVKHWPWMKLFFKIKPLLKSAESEKEMANMKEEFEKTKEELAKSEAKRKELEEKMVKLVQEKNDLQLQVQAEADALADAEERCDQLIKTKIQLEAKVKEVTERAEDEEEINAELTAKKRKLEDECSELKKDIDDLELTLAKVEKEKHATENKVKNLTEEMAALDETIVKLTKEKKALQEAHQQTLDDLQAEEDKVNTLTKAKTKLEQQVDDLEGSLEQEKKLRMDLERAKRKLEGDLKLAHDSIMDLENDKQQLDEKLKKKDFEISQIQSKIEDEQALGMQLQKKIKELQARIEELEEEIEAERTSRAKAEKHRADLSRELEEISERLEEAGGATAAQIDMNKKREAEFQKMRRDLEEATLQHEATAAALRKKHADSTAELGEQIDNLQRVKQKLEKEKSELKMEIDDLASNMESVSKAKANLEKMCRTLEDQLSEIKTKEEEHQRMINDLSAQRARLQTESGEYSRQVEEKDALISQLSRGKQAFTQQIEELKRHLEEEIKAKNALAHALQSARHDCDLLREQYEEEQEAKGELQRALSKANSEVAQWRTKYETDAIQRTEELEEAKKKLAQRLQDAEEHVEAVNAKCASLEKTKQRLQNEVEDLMIDVERSNAACAALDKKQKNFDKILAEWKQKYEETQAELEASQKESRSLSTELFKMKNAYEESLDHLETLKRENKNLQQEISDLTEQIAEGGKAIHELEKVKKQIEQEKSEIQAALEEAEASLEHEEGKILRLQLELNQVKSEIDRKIAEKDEEIDQMKRNHLRIVESMQSTLDAEIRSRNEALRLKKKMEGDLNEMEIQLSHANRVAAEAQKNLRNTQAVLKDTQIHLDDALRTQEDLKEQVAMVERRANLLQAEIEELRAALEQTERSRKVAEQELMDASERVQLLHTQNTSLINTKKKLETDIAQIQSEMEDTIQEARNAEEKAKKAITDAAMMAEELKKEQDTSAHLERMKKNLDQTVKDLQHRLDEAEQLALKGGKKQIQKLEARVRELEGEVDAEQKRSAEAVKGVRKYERRVKELTYQSEEDRKNILRLQDLVDKLQTKVKSYKRQAEEAEELSNVNLSKFRKIQHELEEAEERADIAESQVNKLRVKSREFHGKKIGEEE from the exons ATGTCGTCAGACTCTGAAATGGCCATCTTTGGGGAGGCAGCTCCTTACCTCCGAAAGTCGGAAAAGGAGAGAATCGAGGCCCAGAACAAGCCTTTTGATGCCAAGACATCAGTCTTCGTGGTGCATCCTAAGGAATCCTTTGTGAAAGGAACAATCCAGAGCAGAGAAACAGGGAAGGTCACCGTCAAGACTGAAGGTGGAGAG ACCCTGACCGTGAAGGAAGATCAAATCTTCTCCATGAACCCTCCCAAGTACGATAAAATCGAGGACATGGCCATGATGACCCACCTCCACGAACCCGCTGTGCTGTACAACCTCAAAGAGCGTTATGCAGCCTGGATGATCTAC ACCTACTCGGGTCTCTTCTGCGTCACTGTCAACCCCTACAAGTGGCTGCCGGTGTACAACCCGGAGGTGGTGTTGGCCTACCGAGGCAAGAAGCGCCAGGAGGCCCCTCCAcacatcttctccatctctgacAACGCCTATCAGTTCATGCTGACTG ATCGCGAGAACCAGTCGATCCTGATCAC TGGAGAATCCGGTGCCGGGAAGACTGTGAACACAAAGCGTGTCATCCAGTACTTTGCAACAATTGCAGCCAGTGGGGATAAGAAGAAGGAGGAGCAGCAGTCAGGCAAAATGCAG GGAACGCTTGAGGATCAAATCATCAGCGCCAACCCACTGCTGGAGGCCTTTGGAAACGCCAAGACCGTGAGGAACGACAACTCCTCACGCTTT GGCAAATTCATCAGAATTCACTTTGGTGCCACAGGAAAACTAGCTTCTGCTGATATTGAAACAT ACCTGCTGGAGAAGTCCAGAGTCACTTTCCAGCTTAAGGCAGAAAGAAGCTACCACATATTCTATCAGATCATGTCCAACAAGAAGCCAGAGCTAATTG ACATGCTCCTCATTACCACCAACCCATATGACTACCAATTTGTGAGTCAAGGTGAGATCACTGTTGCCAGCATTAATGACCAGGAGGAGCTCATGGCTACAGAT AGCGCCATTGACATCCTGGGCTTCACTGCTGATGAAAAAACAGCCATCTACAAGCTGACAGGGGCTGTCATGCACTATGGGAACCTGAAGTTCAAGCAGAAACAAcgagaggagcaggcagagcccgATGGCACAGAAG TTGCTGACAAAGCTGCCTACCTGATGGGTCTGAACTCAGCTGACCTGCTCAAGGCCCTCTGCTACCCCCGAGTCAAGGTTGGGAATGAATATGTGACCAAGGGTCAAACCGTGCAGCAG GTGAACAATTCAGTGGGTGCTCTGGCAAAGGCTGTCTATGAGAAGATGTTCCTGTGGATGGTTGTTCGTATCAACCAACAGCTGGATACCAAGCAGCCCAGACAGTACTTCATTGGTGTCCTGGACATTGCTGGCTTTGAGATCTTTGAT TTCAACAGCCTGGAGCAGCTGTGCATCAACTTCACCAACGAGAAACTGCAACAGTTCTTCAACCACCACATGttcgtgctggagcaggaggagtacAAGAAGGAAGGAATTGAGTGGACGTTCATTGACTTTGGGATGGACCTGGCTGCCTGCATTGAGCTCATAGAGAAA CCCATGGGCATCTTCTCCATCCTGGAAGAGGAGTGCATGTTCCCCAAGGCAACTGACACCTCTTTCAAGAACAAGCTCTATGACCAGCATCTGGGAAAGTCCAGCAACTTCCAGAAGCCCAAGCCTGCCAAAGGCAAGGCTGAGGCCCACTTCTCCCTGGTGCACTATGCTGGCACAGTGGACTACAACATCACTGGCTGGCTGGAGAAGAACAAGGACCCCCTGAACGAAACTGTCATTGGGTTGTACCAGAAATCATCTGTGAAGACATTGGCCTTACTCTTTGCCACCTATGGTGGAGCAGAAACAGGTCA tggtggtggtgctggtggtggaaaGAAAGGTGGCAAGAAGAAGGGTTCTTCTTTCCAGACTGTCTCAGCTCTTTTCCGG GAGAACTTAAACAAGCTGATGACCAATTTGCGGAGCACTCATCCGCATTTTGTCCGTTGCATCAtcccaaatgaaacaaaaacacctG GTGCCATGGAGCATGAACTGGTACTTCACCAGCTGCGGTGTAATGGCGTGCTGGAAGGCATCAGAATTTGCAGGAAAGGTTTCCCCAGCAGAGTTCTCTATGCCGACTTCAAACAGAG ATACAAGGTGCTTAATGCCAGTGCCATCCCAGAGGGACAGTTCATTGATAGCAAGAAGGCTTCTGAGAAGCTTCTTGGGTCAATTGATGTGGACCACACCCAGTACAAATTTGGCCACACCAAG GTGTTCTTCAAAGCTGGGCTGCTGGGACTCCTGGAGGAGATGAGGGACGAGAAGCTGGCACAGCTCATCACTCGCACACAGGCCATGTGCAGGGGCTTCCTGATGAGAGTGGAGTACCAAAGAATGGTGGAGAGGAG GGAGTCCATCTTCTGCATCCAGTACAACATTCGTGCATTCATGAATGTCAAGCACTGGCCTTGGATGAAGCTGTTCTTCAAGATCAAGCCCTTGCTGAAGAGCGCAGAATCTGAGAAGGAGATGGCCAACATGAAGGAAGAGTTTGAGAAAACCAAGGAAGAGCTTGCAAAATCtgaggcaaagaggaaggagctggaggaaaaaatggtGAAACTGGTGCAGGAGAAAAACGATCTGCAGCTCCAAGTGCAGGCT GAAGCTGATGCTTTGGCTGATGCTGAGGAAAGGTGTGACCAGctcatcaaaaccaaaatccagcTGGAAGCCAAAGTAAAGGAGGTGACCGAAAGGGCTGAggatgaagaagaaattaatgctGAGCTGACAGCCAAGAAGAGAAAACTGGAGGATGAATGTTCAGAGCTGAAGAAAGATATTGACGATCTTGAGTTAACACTGGCCAAGgttgagaaggaaaaacatgcCACAGAAAACAAG GTGAAAAACCTCACAGAGGAGATGGCAGCCCTGGATGAGACCATTGTGAAgctgacaaaagagaagaaagccctCCAAGAGGCCCATCAGCAGACACTGGATGACCTGCAGGCAGAAGAGGACAAAGTCAACACGCTGACCAAAGCTAAGACCAAGCTGGAGCAGCAAGTGGACGAT CTGGAAGGGTCCCTGGAACAGGAGAAGAAACTGCGCATGGACCTTGAGAGAGCTAAGAGGAAACTCGAAGGAGACCTGAAGCTGGCCCATGACAGCATAATGGATTTGGAAAATGACAAGCAGCAGCTGgatgagaaactgaagaa GAAAGACTTTGAAATCAGCCAGATCCAGAGCAAGATCGAGGACGAGCAAGCCCTGGGCATGCAGTTACAGAAGAAGATCAAGGAGCTGCAG GCGCGTATTGAGGAACTGGAGGAGGAAATTGAGGCAGAGCGAACCTCTCGggcaaaagcagagaagcatcgGGCTGACCTCtcgagggagctggaggagatcaGCGAGCGcctggaagaagcaggaggggCTACCGCAGCTCAGATCGATATGAACAAGAAGCGTGAGGCAGAATTTCAGAAGATGCGTCGCGACCTCGAAGAGGCCACGCTGCAGCACGAAGCCACAGCTGCCGCCCTGCGGAAGAAGCACGCGGACAGCACGGCTGAGCTTGGGGAGCAGATCGACAACCTGCAGCGagtgaagcagaagctggagaaggagaagagtgaGCTGAAGATGGAGATTGACGACTTGGCCAGTAACATGGAGTCTGTCTCCAAAGCCAAG GCAAATCTGGAGAAGATGTGCCGCACGCTGGAAGACCAGCTGAGTGAGATTAAGACAAAGGAAGAAGAGCATCAGCGCATGATCAACGACCTCAGTGCTCAAAGAGCTCGTCTGCAGACAGAATCAG GTGAATATTCGCGGCAGGTGGAGGAGAAAGATGCTCTGATTTCTCAGCTGTCAAGAGGCAAGCAGGCTTTCACCCAACAGATTGAGGAACTCAAGAGGCACttagaggaagagataaag GCCAAGAACGCCCTGGCCCACGCCTTGCAGTCTGCTCGCCACGACTGTGACTTGCTCCGGGAACAATacgaggaggagcaggaggccaagggggaGCTGCAGCGTGCCCTGTCCAAGGCCAACAGCGAAGTGGCCCAGTGGAGAACCAAATACGAGACGGACGCCATTCAGCGcacggaggagctggaggaggccaa GAAGAAGCTGGCACAGCGCCTGCAGGATGCAGAGGAACACGTTGAAGCTGTCAATGCCAAATGCGCCTCCCtggaaaagacaaagcagaggctgcagaatgAAGTGGAGGACCTGATGATTGACGTGGAGAGATCCAATGCTGCCTGCGCAGCTCTGGACAAGAAGCAGAAGAACTTTGACAAG ATCCTGGCAGAGTGGAAGCAGAAGTATGAGGAAACGCAGGCTGAGCTGGAAGCCTCCCAGAAGGAGTCTCGCTCTCTCAGCACGGAGCTGTTCAAGATGAAGAATGCCTATGAGGAGTCCTTGGACCACCTGGAAACGCTGAAGCGAGAGAACAAGAACTTGCAGC AGGAGATTTCTGACCTCACGGAGCAGATTGCCGAGGGAGGAAAGGCCATTCATGAGCTGGAGAAAGTCAAGAAGCAGATCGAGCAGGAGAAATCTGAAATCCAGGCTGCTCTGGAGGAAGCTGAG GCCTCCCTAGAACATGAAGAAGGGAAGATCCTGCGCCTCCAGCTTGAGCTCAACCAGGTGAAGTCTGAGATTGACAGGAAGATAGCGGAGAAAGATGAGGAGATTGACCAAATGAAGAGAAACCACCTCAGAATTGTGGAGTCCATGCAGAGCACCCTGGACGCTGAGATCAGGAGCAGGAATGAAGCCCTGCGGCTGAAGAAGAAGATGGAGGGAGACCTGAATGAAATGGAGATCCAGCTCAGCCACGCCAACCGCGTGGCTGCAGAGGCACAAAAGAACCTGAGAAACACACAGGCTGTACTAAAG GATACCCAGATACACTTGGACGACGCTCTCAGGACACAGGAGGACCTGAAGGAGCAGGTGGCCATGGTGGAGCGCAGAGCAAACCTGCTGCAGGCTGAAATTGAGGAGCTGcgggcagccctggagcagacAGAGCGCTCGAGGAAGGTGGCTGAGCAGGAATTGATGGATGCAAGTGAGAGAGTTCAGCTCCTCCACACTCAG AACACCAGCTTGATCAACACCAAGAAAAAGCTGGAAACAGACATTGCCCAAATTCAGAGTGAAATGGAGGATACGATCCAGGAAGCTCGTAACGCTGAAGAGAAGGCCAAGAAGGCCATCACAGAT GCAGCCATGatggcagaagagctgaagaaggagcAGGACACCAGCGCCCACctggagaggatgaagaagaacCTGGACCAGACGGTGAAGGACCTGCAGCACCGTCTGGATGAGGCCGAGCAGTTGGCACTGAAAGGAGGCAAGAAACAGATCCAGAAGCTGGAGGCCAGA GTGCGGGAGCTGGAAGGGGAGGTGGATGCTGAGCAGAAGCGCAGCGCTGAAGCCGTGAAGGGTGTGCGCAAGTACGAGAGGAGGGTGAAGGAGCTGACCTACCAG TCTGAGGAAGACCGGAAGAACATTCTGAGGCTCCAGGATCTGGTGGACAAGCTGCAAACGAAGGTGAAATCCTACAAGAGACAAGCTGAGGAGGCT GAGGAGCTCTCCAACGTCAACCTCTCCAAGTTCCGCAAGATCCAGCACGAGCTGGAGGAAGCCGAGGAGCGGGCTGACATTGCAGAGTCGCAGGTCAACAAGCTGCGAGTGAAGAGTCGGGAGTTTCATGGCAAGAAGATAGGAGAGGAAGAGTGA